One uncultured Caproiciproducens sp. DNA segment encodes these proteins:
- a CDS encoding DeoR/GlpR family DNA-binding transcription regulator, producing MLTVEKKNLILSMLEQKPVVTVPELSQALETSEVTVRKILNELDEQGFLRRTRGGAVNISTIREFEEKEKEKKNISEKRAIAKKAYEYINDSDTVFIDAGSTTLELVKEIKSGGKRNIVVITNALNIAFELLDADDIELVFIGGSVRHKIMSCVGGFAENTINSLCMDKAFIGCNSITVETGITTPNLYEAQVKQCVLKSALETILISDSSKFGHTSMARISPIKNITRLITDSRIPEQLRSQIEGTGVDLVVVDPENDN from the coding sequence ATGCTTACTGTAGAAAAAAAGAATTTAATCCTTTCCATGCTGGAACAAAAGCCAGTCGTAACGGTTCCGGAGCTCAGTCAGGCGCTGGAAACATCCGAGGTGACCGTACGCAAGATCCTGAATGAACTTGATGAACAGGGCTTTTTAAGACGGACCCGGGGCGGGGCAGTAAATATCTCCACCATTCGTGAATTCGAAGAAAAAGAAAAAGAAAAAAAGAACATAAGCGAAAAACGAGCGATTGCGAAAAAAGCCTATGAATATATCAACGATTCGGACACTGTCTTTATCGACGCCGGCTCCACCACGCTGGAACTGGTGAAGGAAATCAAAAGCGGCGGCAAGCGCAATATCGTGGTCATTACCAACGCGCTTAACATCGCGTTTGAACTTTTGGATGCCGACGACATTGAACTGGTGTTTATCGGCGGAAGCGTCCGCCACAAAATCATGTCCTGCGTGGGCGGATTTGCGGAAAATACAATTAACAGCCTCTGCATGGATAAAGCGTTTATCGGGTGTAATAGTATTACTGTGGAAACGGGAATTACAACGCCCAATCTGTATGAGGCACAGGTGAAACAGTGCGTGCTGAAATCCGCGCTTGAAACCATTTTAATATCCGATTCCTCAAAATTCGGACATACGTCCATGGCACGGATCAGTCCGATTAAAAATATAACCAGACTGATTACGGACAGCCGGATTCCTGAGCAGCTGAGAAGCCAGATTGAAGGCACAGGAGTCGATTTGGTCGTGGTTGATCCGGAAAATGACAATTAA
- a CDS encoding dihydroxyacetone kinase subunit DhaK, translating into MNKIINEPEQMIQEMIDGYIATCPELLEALPEYKGILMKQKKDKVSIVTGGGSGNEPWIIGYVGEGLADGAALGNVYIAPPSRAILNVTKAVSHDRGVIYIATNHAGDVLNFELVGELAELDGIETRCVFVADDITSAPKEQQSERRGVAGVAMVMKVAGAACDAGLDLDEAVRVIRKANQNTFTFSVTTSPGYLPSGKAMCELPDGFIEYGMGFNGEPGVLRTELKTADEIADTMLSYLLDDSGITSGDEIAVMVNGFGFTSLLELSIVNHRVTESLKEKGIVLHDSFIDTLFQPQGTGGFSISMLKLDDELKPYYDAPAYSPFFKKYR; encoded by the coding sequence TTGAATAAGATAATCAACGAACCTGAACAGATGATTCAGGAAATGATAGATGGGTATATTGCTACCTGCCCTGAACTGCTTGAGGCTTTGCCGGAATACAAAGGCATTCTGATGAAACAAAAAAAGGACAAGGTGTCCATCGTGACGGGCGGCGGCTCCGGAAACGAACCATGGATCATCGGCTATGTGGGTGAGGGTCTTGCGGACGGCGCGGCGTTGGGAAATGTGTATATTGCACCGCCGTCGCGGGCAATCCTAAATGTGACAAAGGCTGTTAGTCACGACAGGGGCGTAATTTATATTGCTACAAACCATGCGGGCGATGTACTGAATTTCGAACTGGTCGGCGAGCTTGCCGAACTGGACGGAATCGAAACGCGCTGTGTGTTCGTGGCCGACGATATTACCAGCGCGCCGAAGGAACAGCAGAGCGAGCGCCGCGGCGTGGCAGGCGTGGCGATGGTGATGAAGGTTGCCGGCGCGGCGTGCGACGCCGGACTGGACCTGGATGAAGCCGTAAGGGTTATCCGAAAAGCAAATCAAAACACCTTTACGTTCAGCGTAACCACTTCCCCAGGATATCTTCCGAGCGGAAAGGCAATGTGCGAGCTTCCCGACGGCTTTATCGAATATGGAATGGGATTCAACGGTGAGCCCGGCGTCCTGCGCACAGAACTGAAAACGGCCGATGAAATAGCGGACACCATGCTGAGCTATCTGCTGGATGACAGCGGGATTACAAGCGGCGATGAAATCGCCGTCATGGTGAATGGGTTCGGATTTACGAGCCTGCTGGAACTGAGCATTGTCAACCACAGAGTTACCGAAAGCCTGAAAGAAAAAGGAATTGTCCTTCATGACAGTTTCATCGATACGCTTTTTCAGCCTCAGGGCACCGGCGGCTTCTCCATTTCCATGCTGAAGCTGGACGACGAGCTGAAACCGTACTATGACGCACCCGCTTATTCGCCGTTCTTTAAAAAATACAGATAA